A genomic window from Yarrowia lipolytica chromosome 1D, complete sequence includes:
- a CDS encoding uncharacterized protein (Compare to YALI0D26488g, similar to uniprot|Q9C0V7 Schizosaccharomyces pombe Putative arylsulfatase), producing the protein MPHSQKRPNFLIIVADDLGWSDTQPFGGEIHTPNLERLAESGVRFTDFHTASACSPTRSMLFSGTDNHIAGLGQMAETVKRFTEFQGKPGYEGYLNDRVAALPELLSDAGYHTIMSGKWHLGLVPERFPSARGFQKSFALLPGGANHYAFEPGTKDKPAVPFLPQLYAQDKEYVEVDDSHFYSSDSFTDTLLEYIEEKPKDKPWFAYLPFTAPHWPLQAPKEYINKYKGKYDEGPDVLREQRLKEQVKLGLVGKDVVSAPILADNETEWHDKTAEEKAYSARTMEIYAAMVQKMDENIGRVLDHLEKTGEIDNTFISFMSDNGAEGAILEAIPLLTNDLNEKYFDNSIENIGAKNSFIWYGPRWAQAATAPAKYTKGYIFEGGIRCPLIVRYPGFENPGSISNEFTTVMDILPTVLELAGVTHPGTNYKGREVVVPKGVSWVSNLSGKSKEAIHSNTHFTGWELFGQRAIRKGNLKAILAPEEGKEDTWELYDLDADFGETKDLAKTHPDVLKELVELWYLYEGDCGVFIPDNADQMNLRKMLKENPRRKAWGEKK; encoded by the coding sequence ATGCCCCACTCACAGAAACGACCCAATTTCCTCATTATCGTTGCCGATGATCTGGGATGGTCTGACACCCAGCCCTTTGGAGGAGAGATTCACACTCCCAATCTCGAGCGACTGGCCGAGTCTGGAGTCAGATTTACCGACTTCCACACCGCCTCCGCCTGCTCTCCTACGAGATCCATGTTGTTCTCGGGTACAGACAACCACATCGCTGGCCTTGGGCAGATGGCCGAGACCGTGAAACGGTTCACTGAGTTCCAGGGAAAGCCCGGATATGAGGGGTATCTTAACGATCGTGTGGCCGCTCTTCCTGAGCTTCTGTCTGATGCTGGCTACCACACTATTATGAGTGGAAAGTGGCATTTGGGCCTTGTTCCTGAACGGTTCCCTTCCGCTCGAGGATTCCAAAAGTCGTTTGCTCTTTTGCCTGGTGGAGCCAACCACTATGCCTTCGAGCCTGGAACCAAAGACAAGCCCGCTGTGCCTTTCCTGCCTCAATTGTACGCTCAGGACAAGGAGTATGTTGAGGTCGACGACTCCCACTTCTACTCCTCTGATAGCTTTACCGATACTCTGCTGGAGTACATCGAGGAAAAGCCCAAAGACAAGCCCTGGTTTGCCTACTTGCCCTTCACTGCGCCCCATTGGCCTCTCCAGGCCCCCAAGGAGTATATtaacaagtacaagggcAAATATGACGAGGGTCCCGATGTTCTGCGAGAACAGCGACTCAAGGAACAGGTGAAGCTGGGGCTAGTTGGAAAAGACGTTGTCAGTGCCCCCATTCTTGCCGACAACGAGACTGAATGGCATGACAAGACTGCGGAAGAAAAGGCTTACTCCGCCCGAACAATGGAGATCTACGCAGCCATGGTGCAAAAGATGGACGAGAACATTGGACGGGTGCTGGATCACCTCGAAAAGACGGGAGAGATCGACAACACCTTCATCTCTTTCATGTCCGACAACGGAGCCGAGGGTGCTATTCTTGAAGCCATTCCTCTTCTGACCAACGACCTCAACGAGAAATACTTTGACAATTCTATTGAAAATATCGGAGCCAAGAACTCGTTCATCTGGTACGGTCCCCGTTGGGCCCAGGCTGCTACCGCCCCTGCCAAGTACACTAAGGGTTACATCTTCGAGGGAGGTATTCGATGTCCTCTTATTGTCAGATATCCTGGATTTGAGAATCCCGGATCCATCTCTAACGAGTTTACTACCGTCATGGACATTCTTCCTACTGTTCTCGAGCTGGCAGGAGTCACTCATCCTGGAACAAACTACAAGGGCCgagaggtggtggtccCCAAGGGTGTATCCTGGGTCTCTAACCTGTCGGGaaagtccaaggaggctATCCACAGCAACACCCATTTCACTGGATGGGAGCTCTTTGGACAACGTGCTATCCGAAAGGGCAACCTGAAAGCCATTCTTGCTCCTGAAGAGGGCAAAGAGGATACCTGGGAGCTCTACGATCTGGATGCTGACTTTGGTGAAACCAAAGACCTGGCAAAGACACACCCTGATGTCCTGAAGGAGCTGGTCGAGCTGTGGTACCTTTACGAGGGGGATTGTGGAGTCTTTATTCCTGACAATGCCGACCAGATGAACCTGCGAAAaatgctcaaggagaacccTCGTCGTAAGGCATGGGGCGAGAAGAAATAG
- a CDS encoding uncharacterized protein (Compare to YALI0D26510g, similar to uniprot|Q05785 Saccharomyces cerevisiae YLR206w ENT2 clathrin binding protein, similar to Saccharomyces cerevisiae ENT3 (YJR125C); ancestral locus Anc_4.346) yields MSKSIVRSIKNVTNGYTSAQVKVRNATSNDAWGPSTFDLEEIARLTHSNQELFEVMDMIDRRLNDKGKNWRHVIKALNLLDYCIHCGSENVVLWCKDNLYVVKTLREFHYIDENGRDQGASIRSRAKEITSLLLDDERLRNERANRSSWKKGRRAQGDDYGSDEESGIVSSRTRTADDRRDDRRDDRRDSRRDSRRPSRRGSTPDDDLARALAESQRTADEEARMRQNGGAEDEALRKAIALSEEEQKNRDLGGGMAQGTAQPINLIDTDSFPTQFQPQQQQQQMQPTGYDLFGNAIYGQQQPTMNTGVLQNAYATGGMFDQQPNQFQQQQQQFQPQQQQYTGFQPQQQPQQQQYTGFQQQNDFSQSFQQQQQQQPAEPLQPLKTGSNNPFAKHDSTNGSSSTGPSLNFMASNNMTTQAHPNHQQQQQQQQQQQQQPAPKQRAQVTGGAHPELNNLLMTGDGVDTFGNTGETRIPAQHTRDTFMNARLQPQATANNNPFVGQQYTGIPSTQIQPAVTGYGFGNAPQQTGMQQSNGQQQYGQQQYGQQQNQQQYGQQQYGQFGQQQPQQQQYGGGAPQQSLIDL; encoded by the exons ATGTCGAAGTCCATCGTCCGTTCCATCAAGAACGTCACGAACGGATACACCTCGGCCCAGGTGAAGGTCCGAAATG CCACATCCAACGACGCTTGGGGTCCGTCCACGTTTGACCTTGAGGAAATCGCCAGACTCACCCACTCCAACCAGGAGCTTTTCGAGGTGATGGACATGATCGATCGACGActcaacgacaagggcAAAAACTGGCGCCATGTCATCAAGGCCCTCAATCTGCTGGACTACTGTATCCACTGTGGCTCGGAGAACGTTGTTCTGTGGTGCAAGGACAACCTGTACGTGGTTAAGACCCTGCGGGAGTTCCATTACATCGATGAGAACGGCCGAGACCAGGGTGCCAGCATCCGTTCCCGAGCAAAAGAAATCACCTCattgctgctggacgaTGAGCGACTACGAAACGAGCGGGCCAATCGGTCCTCCTGGAAGAAGGGACGACGGGCTCAGGGAGACGACTATGGCTCTGACGAGGAGAGTGGAATTGTCTCTTCTCGAACCAGAACCGCCGACGATCGACGAGACGACCGACGAGACGACcgacgagattctcgacgagattctcgacGACCCTCCAGACGAGGATCCACGCCAGACGATGACCTAGCCCGTGCGCTTGCCGAGTCGCAGCGAACggccgacgaggaggcccGAATGCGACAGAACGGAGGagccgaggacgaggctCTGAGAAAGGCCATTGCTCtgtcggaggaggagcagaagaatCGAGATCTCGGTGGCGGAATGGCCCAGGGAACCGCACAGCCCATCAACCTCAtcgacacagacagctTTCCCACTCAGTTCcagccacagcagcagcagcagcagatgcagCCCACTGGCTATGATCTGTTTGGCAACGCCATCTacggccagcagcagcccacCATGAACACTGGGGTGCTCCAGAACGCATACGCCACTGGAGGCATGTTCGACCAGCAGCCCAACcagttccagcagcagcagcagcagttccagcctcagcagcagcagtacaCCGGATTCCaaccccagcagcagccccagcaacagcagtaCACTGgtttccagcagcaaaaCGACTTCTCTCAGTccttccagcagcagcagcagcagcagcctgcTGAGCCCCTCCAGCCTCTCAAAACTGGCTCTAACAACCCCTTTGCAAAGCATGATTCTACAAacggctcttcttccactggtCCCTCCCTCAACTTCATGGCTTCTAACAACATGACCACCCAGGCACATCCCAAccaccaacagcagcagcagcagcagcagcagcagcaacagcaaccgGCACCCAAGCAGCGTGCCCAGGTCACTGGCGGTGCTCATCCCGAACTCAACAACCTGCTCATGACCGGAGACGGAGTCGACACCTTTGGAAACACTGGCGAGACCCGAATCCCCGCACAGCACACCCGAGACACGTTCATGAACGCTCGTCTGCAGCCCCAGGCCACagccaacaacaacccGTTTGTGGGCCAGCAGTACACCGGTATCCCCAGCACTCAGATCCAGCCTGCAGTGACCGGCTACGGTTTTGGCAACGCGCCACAGCAGACCGGCATGCAGCAGAGCAAcggacagcagcagtacggacagcagcagtacggacagcagcagaaccagcagcagtatGGTCAACAGCAGTATGGCCAGtttggacagcagcagcctcagcagcaacagtaCGGCGGAGGAGCACCCCAGCAATCGCTGATAGATTTGTAA
- a CDS encoding uncharacterized protein (Compare to YALI0D26532g, similar to Saccharomyces cerevisiae YMR126C; ancestral locus Anc_2.412, some similarities with DEHA0G13519g Debaryomyces hansenii IPF14493) has protein sequence MEKDEGTGTLRGATVKTVVTASIPSEDSSKTLITEPLRAKRSFKQWLYLLSHVLLIVFIIGFMVVSPIDIITQSRQTNQFWNGAIVIAGCVIFIFLALLLSFLRLFRTRQNLSDIPRRYVPRPDDVPKNIAKEIRNDLDRCKQILRDTRPIEKVAHDGLAPPDSSGDIPPDVPYKDVVDTTALLVDSRARNIHFSFGKPVGMPFREYISHLISCHVISDANVGLQFVELYERLRFSGKPISAPEIRTFIERLLRLMENIDFPPEDVLYKNTTANPSSVAGTQFTSHNHLLPPPAIGSKSNASVAPNFLSDDLAVLTTWSSNVNSESPVHRGSNARSDAEHVLQQQNSHVRAGSMNQAAHPVINHPYHFFTGGDHPQNDTGLFEHPLSRSSTRGSRISRFSPVGSVIGPDDYYDVSPRVAPTHSSSDESYAGSVIIRREES, from the coding sequence atGGAAAAAGACGAAGGGACGGGGACCCTGAGAGGCGCGACGGTCAAGACGGTGGTCACCGCGTCGATACCGTCGGAAGACAGCTCGAAAACCCTGATCACAGAACCTCTGAGGGCCAAACGATCCTTCAAACAATGGCTCTACCTGCTATCGCATGTGCTGCTCATCGTCTTCATTATCGGCTTTATGGTCGTATCTCCGATCGACATTATCACCCAGTCGCGACAAACCAACCAGTTCTGGAACGGCGCTATCGTCATTGCTGGTTGtgtcatcttcatctttcTAGCATTACTACTTTCGTTTCTACGACTGTTTCGAACCCGACAAAACCTCTCAGATATCCCGCGACGCTACGTGCCTCGCCCAGACGACGTGCCCAAAAATAttgccaaggagatcaGAAACGATTTGGACAGATGCAAACAAATCCTACGAGACACGAGACCAATAGAGAAGGTGGCCCATGACGGCCTGGCACCTCCTGACTCGTCAGGAGACATACCTCCAGACGTTCCGTATAAggatgttgttgacacTACGGCATTACTGGTTGATTCGCGCGCCAGAAACATTCACTTTTCGTTTGGAAAACCCGTCGGTATGCCCTTCAGAGAGTACATTTCTCATCTGATATCGTGCCATGTTATTTCGGACGCAAACGTCGGATTACAGTTTGTCGAGCTCTACGAGAGACTTCGATTTTCCGGCAAGCCCATTTCTGCCCCCGAGATTCGCACATTTATCGAGCGTCTCTTGCGTCTGATGGAGAACATCGACTTCCCCCCGGAAGATGTTCTCTACAAAAACACCACTGCCAACCCCAGCAGTGTCGCAGGCACGCAGTTTACCTCACACAATCATCTGCTTCCTCCACCGGCTATCGGCAGTAAATCCAACGCCTCCGTTGCTCCTAACTTCCTGTCAGACGACCTGGCTGTGCTAACTACCTGGTCGAGCAACGTCAACAGTGAGTCACCTGTGCATCGAGGCTCTAACGCCAGGTCGGATGCTGAACATGTGTTGCAACAACAAAACAGCCACGTTCGTGCAGGTTCCATGAACCAGGCTGCTCATCCAGTCATCAACCATCCCTATCACTTTTTCACCGGAGGCGATCATCCCCAGAATGACACTGGTCTTTTTGAGCATCCGCTGTCTCGAAGCTCCACCCGTGGGTCTCGAATCTCTCGCTTCTCACCTGTTGGCTCAGTTATCGGTCCCGATGACTACTATGATGTCAGTCCTCGAGTGGCCCCTACTCATAGCAGCAGTGATGAGAGCTACGCTGGAAGTGTGATCATCAGGCGGGAGGAGAGCTAA
- a CDS encoding uncharacterized protein (Compare to YALI0D26554g, similar to Saccharomyces cerevisiae YKL077W; ancestral locus Anc_2.624, weakly similar to uniprot|P36081 Saccharomyces cerevisiae YKL077w hypothetical protein): MKFSVLLLAGAVLALPTATVVNTEAIDYSTITDLPGSEPTDVSDLEKRADPFKRPPKVFSKKTKITKAHVTKPWLLKPTDGGEPMHVTPTVWGDALFRGQRQVGAVPNPWIKLKKDGQAKTITPKVVKGKTKNAPPEYGDWFHVNRDVTENARSAGYKTAHPTDVVVHNEMLDEEDPIEASFNPVERCTPEKFIKVKKQRVGPWCSPQYGKGVMLDHVHWFTWYTREFPDAEKVRLHCAYIQGKALHKREIEDSSVFHITEWVSNTWGVYPMEIEEEWLDGEYEQKVAVAIQPDYMDDDEITDDYLLKNSTFVRFRRGAIVQKKDKGRLDLDKNEEGMMITIITIPSVVVIFACIYVLFTQITAGARAIPKFKNQRRRKDGRQYENIKLQNQRRRLD, from the coding sequence ATGAAATTCTCggtacttcttcttgccggAGCCGTTCTGGCGCTGCCAACAGCTACCGTGGTAAACACCGAAGCCATCGACTACTCGACCATCACAGATTTGCCCGGATCCGAGCCCACAGACGTGTCTGACCTCGAGAAGCGAGCAGACCCCTTTAAGCGACCCCCCAAGGTGTTCTCCAAGAAAACTAAAATCACAAAGGCCCATGTGACCAAGCCGTGGCTGCTGAAGCCCACAGATGGAGGTGAACCCATGCATGTCACCCCCACCGTCTGGGGAGACGCGCTTTTCCGAGGCCAGCGACAGGTGGGTGCTGTTCCCAACCCTTGGATcaagctgaagaaggacggtCAGGCCAAGACCATCACTCCCAAGGTGGTCAAAGGAAAGACTAAGAATGCTCCTCCTGAGTATGGAGACTGGTTCCACGTCAACCGAGACGTGACTGAGAACGCTCGTTCTGCTGGCTACAAGACCGCTCACCCTACTGATGTCGTGGTCCACAATGAGATgttggacgaggaggatccCATCGAGGCCTCCTTCAACCCTGTTGAGCGATGCACACCCGAGAAGTTTATCAAGGTGAAGAAGCAGCGAGTTGGCCCCTGGTGCTCCCCTCAATACGGAAAGGGTGTCATGCTTGATCACGTCCACTGGTTCACCTGGTACACCCGAGAATTCCCCGACGCCGAGAAGGTCCGACTCCACTGCGCATACATTCAGGGTAAGGCTCTGCACAAGCGAGAAATTGAGGACAGCAGTGTCTTCCACATCACCGAATGGGTGTCAAACACCTGGGGAGTCTACCCtatggagattgaggaggagtggctCGATggcgagtacgagcagAAGGTTGCCGTTGCTATCCAGCCTGACTACATggatgacgacgagatCACCGATGACTATCTTCTGAAGAACTCTACTTTTGTGCGATTCCGACGAGGTGCCATCgtgcagaagaaggacaagggACGACTTGATTTGgacaagaacgaggagGGCATGATgatcaccatcatcaccatccCCTCTGTTGTCGTCATTTTCGCCTGTATCTATGTCCTGTTCACACAGATCACTGCTGGAGCTCGGGCCATCcccaagttcaagaaccAGCGACGGCGAAAGGATGGCCGGCAGTACGAGAACATCAAGCTGCAGAaccagcgacgacgactcgaCTAA
- a CDS encoding uncharacterized protein (Compare to YALI0D26576g, similar to Saccharomyces cerevisiae SEN15 (YMR059W); ancestral locus Anc_2.625, similar to uniprot|Q04675 Saccharomyces cerevisiae YMR059w SEN15 tRNA splicing endonuclease delta subunit singleton), producing MAEQIRTNLVHQHLWSDVVIHQTKLTDLVHGTPPRTLHPDDAEIRSEWLVPARSNDDWTIKQWDECFREAEGVAGKDVDRMLMAIVDNDSTIVYYFVYKGLVKPRKN from the coding sequence ATGGCTGAACAAATAAGAACCAACCTTGTTCATCAGCATCTGTGGAGCGACGTGGTCATCCACCAGACTAAGCTCACAGACCTGGTGCATGGAACTCCACCCAGGACTTTGCACCCTGATGACGCTGAGATCAGATCGGAATGGCTAGTACCTGCCAGATCCAACGACGACTGGACTATCAAGCAGTGGGACGAGTGTTTTCGCGAGGCTGAGGGTGTGGCTGGAAAAGACGTCGATCGCATGCTAATGGCCATCGTGGACAATGACTCCACCATCGTCTACTACTTCGTCTACAAGGGTCTGGTCAAGCCTCGAAAGAACTAG
- a CDS encoding uncharacterized protein (Compare to YALI0D26598g, weakly similar to uniprot|P40963 Saccharomyces cerevisiae YMR127C SAS2 protein) → MPTLMHDDPLDDEEEEEPPRNIGRVVFGPREFDTWYHSSAYYFSQKDELKKLTWKRAMALMEAKALDKDKDNHTCDMSRLFIERYSSPSVGTPGGTSSALTSSTISSSGSSANASVAPNDQPPAQVDFQVKQLFVCDSCFKYSKVSKDMAQHRSTCKYVFKHPGETVYKSKDYAIRRVDGAVHKLYCQNLCLFAKLFLDHKSVFFGADAFEFYVVLGKDTASSRHFKPMGFFSKEKLSWDENNLACILVFPPYQRRGLGKLLIEFSYVLSKYEGRKGSPERPLSKFGTLSYMSYWCTTIARFILIECTEDVITIETISEHTYIQPEDVMRALKEMHAVVLYSDEKAKKVQLGGRVLKKSVRRWVNSGNVKLSPVIDESMVFLE, encoded by the coding sequence ATGCCAACACTAATGCACGACGACCCCTtggacgatgaggaggaagaagagcctccACGAAACATTGGACGGGTGGTCTTTGGCCCTCGTGAATTCGACACGTGGTACCACTCGTCGGCATACTATTTTTCACAGAAGGACGAACTCAAGAAGTTGACCTGGAAGCGGGCCATGGCGTTGatggaggccaaggccctcgacaaggacaaggacaatcACACCTGCGACATGTCCCGGCTCTTCATTGAGCGCTACAGCTCTCCGTCTGTTGGCACACCTGGAGGAACCTCTTCTGCATTAACATCCTCAACCATTTCGTCCTCTGGATCATCAGCAAACGCATCTGTGGCCCCCAATGACCAACCACCAGCCCAGGTCGACTTCCAGGTCAAACAGCTGTTTGTCTGCGACTCGTGTTTCAAATACTCGAAGGTCTCCAAGGACATGGCCCAACACCGAAGCACCTGCAAGTATGTGTTCAAGCACCCCGGAGAGACGGTTTACAAATCGAAAGACTATGCCATTCGCCGTGTTGATGGCGCCGTTCACAAGCTCTACTGCCAGAATCTCTGTCTGTTCGCGAAGCTCTTCCTGGACCACAAGTCTGTGTTCTTCGGCGCCGATGCCTTTGAATTTTATGTTGTGCTCGGCAAGGATAccgccagcagcaggcaCTTTAAACCCatgggcttcttctccaaggagAAACTGTCGTGGGACGAAAACAATCTGGCTTGCATTCTGGTATTTCCTCCGTATCAAAGGCGAGGGCTGGGCAAACTGCTGATCGAGTTTTCATACGTGCTGTCGAAGTACGAAGGCCGTAAAGGAAGTCCAGAGCGACCGCTGTCGAAGTTCGGCACTTTATCATATATGTCTTACTGGTGTACTACGATAGCCCGGTTCATCTTGATAGAGTGTACAGAAGACGTCATCACGATTGAGACGATCAGCGAACATACTTATATCCAGCCGGAAGATGTGATGCGAGCACTCAAAGAAATGCATGCTGTAGTTCTCTACAGCGACGAAAAAGCCAAGAAGGTACAACTGGGAGGACGGGTTTTGAAGAAATCTGTTAGACGTTGGGTTAACAGTGGCAATGTGAAACTGAGCCCTGTGATTGACGAATCCatggtgtttttggagtGA